In the Malaclemys terrapin pileata isolate rMalTer1 chromosome 18, rMalTer1.hap1, whole genome shotgun sequence genome, CTGCTCATAGGTTCTCAGACTGGCCCAATAGTCGCACTTGACTTCCGAATACTGCAGCCACTTCATTGACATTCATCGGCCTACAGATAGGGCCTTAACCAAGGACACAGGGCAGCCCTCTAACATCCTTCCTCCACCCAGCAGGGCTTCTGTGGGGATACAGGCTAGCTCTTTAGGGGATCCCAGCAGAGCCTCCTCGGTGGGTCCCTCCTCACCCAGCCTGGCTTGGAGAGGGAGGCTGGTCTGAGGGCCGGTTGATGGCGCCAGGAGCAGAGTCTCTCCCATCCATGGCAGGGGGTGGAGACTGGGCCAGAGGAGCCTTAACAAGAAGGAGCCCAGAACTCTTGCTATCGCTGAGCATGGGCCCCGCCCTCTGCGCCGGGCGCGCGTGTGACATCATCAGGGCGCGCCGCTGCGGGAAACACGGTGACCTTCAAGGGGGCGGAAGCGGAAGCGGCGGCTCAGTCAGGCTCGCGGCCTtcgcaggggaaggagggagcagcaGACGCAGTCCCGGCCGTTAGCGagtccgcccgcccgcccgccagcATGCCCAGGGGTAGCAGGAGCCGCACGTCCCGCATGGCGCCCCCGGCCAGGTGAGCGGGACcgggggcaggccagggggtggGCGAGGAGTCTGGCGGGCAGACAGGGTgcgcggaggggagggggacacgtggaacaaggggtgggggggtcccgtTAGTCTCCCCTTGTCTCCCCAGGCCTGGCAGGGcagcagcttctccccctcccccggccccccgctGTCGCACTCAGTTACAGCCCTTGCGCGGAGCCGGGGGCTTTCCCGAGCCTCCCCCAAGCGAGCGCGGTGCGCGCAGGGCAGCGGGGAGCTCTGGCTGAGTGGCCAGTGAGACCAAGGCCCGCGGGAGAGGATGATCGAAGGCCTCGGTTATGTAACAGTCGCCGCCCTCCTCTCCTGCAGAGGGAGATGTTGTTCGTTGAGCGCTGTGGCCTTGTCGAGGCGGTAAATGTTTAACCGGCCTAGAGCCCATCCGATTTGTAACCGGGTTGGGTGGCGCCTTAACAGTCGTGAACTAAACTCGTTTGTGGCACCTACACGATGGACTGGCTGTGGATCAGCCGTGGCAAAACCCAACTGGCTCTGGTTTGAAAATCCCCGACACGCGGATTATCCCCTGGTTCACACATTTGTTGTTTTCATTCACATTATGGGCAGGGGGTCTGAATCTCGTGTATCCATTTGTGAAATCTTTATGATGTTCTCAAAAAGGGGACCTAAGCCTAAAGCATGAACAACTCTgacttggccttgtctacactacgggagggagatcgatctaagttatacaacttcagctacgtgaatagtatAGCTGAAGTCGAGGTACTTAGATCTtcttactgcagtgtcttcactgcagtaagtcaacagctgacactctcccaccgactccgcttgcgcttctcgttctggtggagtaccggagtcaacgggagagcgctcagcggtcAGTTTATCGCGTCTATACTAGATGCGAAAacttgatcgctgcccgccgatccggcaggtcgTGTAGTCAAGCCCTTAGTACTGCAAGATGTGCATATGGTATAAACATTACAGGTATTCAAAAACTCCATTTTTAAATGGGGAGCTTTTTAtaaaggttgggttttttttgttttgtgcattaatgatttttttctaatgcAGTCGTGCACCGCAAATGAGagctgcagccccgccccctgcagctcgtGCTGCAGTACCAGCACCTGCCCCTGCATCTGCAGTGGCGTCTCCTGGTGCTGCACCAAGGCAGCCTGGTCTGATGGCACAGATGGCTACAACAGCTGCAGGAGTAGCAGTAGGCTCAGCTGTAGGACACACGCTGGGTCATGCCATGACAGGAGGATTTGGTGGAGGAAGCAACTCTGAAGCTGCAAGGCCTGACATTACTTACCAGGTACATGGCTTGATATTGTAtcttaagggtacatctacacttacttcctggtttggcggcaggcaatcgatcttctgggatcgatttatcgtgtcttgtctagacgcgataaatcgatcccggaactgctcgccgtcgacgccgatactccagctcggcgagaggagtacgcggcatcgatgggggagcctgcctgccgcgtctggacccgcggtaagttcgaactaaggtacttcgaattcagctacattatagtccgaagtggggggttagtgtggaccaggcctaagtctgaGCTATGTATGAAATGGGAAACTTGTCAGGTGAGCCATAGTGACTGACATTATACGCCAATGACCGCTTAATGCTTGGAGATGGTATATGGGGATACATGCATAATTCTAGTCTAGTATATTTATCCTGCAAAGCAGTTACCACCTTACCATTTATGAAATGTACTTCAAACAAGCCAAACTTTAAATAGTTTAAATGGGTAGTATCATGTAGTGGTGGTTCTACTGGGTTTAGAAGTGACTGGCTCTTGACACCCCACTTCACAACCCCTCAAAAAAGGGGTATGTAACAGATCTGCTCAGTCAAATCTAATGCCTTTATGGTTTGATTGGTAGATTAGCCATCAGAGTAATAAGATGTTACGGGTGGAAGCTTTGGGGGTATTCAAGCGTTAACTGCCATTCTAGGATTCATTAAGAGTTTGTGATGaagatctgaaatatttatcTGTTGGATTTGTGCACAAGAGAATTTCCATGTGCTGCTTTTCACTCAAGTAGAAAAAAGACTAGGTTGATTAAGATGGTCAGTTAGAGGCTAAGTATAAGGCTTAGATTCTGTCAGCTGCATTTGAACCTCTTATCTTGTTCTTCTTTTGTACCAAATTCTTAATCTTATTGAAATAGACTGTGGAGAGTTATGGATCAGCCTTCCATTAGCGCCCTTTCTGATCTcgtttttctttaaaatgcaggTACAACTGCAATCCAAAACATTAGCTCATTTATCAACAAGTTTCCTAAACATAAAGGGGACCAGGAAAATACCTTAATGTTTTACTGAATTTAAATTGACCTCTATTCACCAATGTGATGCTTGGGACCAGGATTTTTTGGGTAGTCTTGTCCCTGTGTTGGGATTTTAATCCCTTTAGGGACAGTTCTTACATTGCTGAACTCTGGATGAAATCCTAAATTTCTTAGAACGGgaagactccctttgacttcagtggggccaggatattATCTCTAGTATTTGAAAGTTGCACAACTTGCAGTGGAGCTCCTGCTGCCTTCTTCACAGGGGAAGAAATAAGCAGATGTGTACCTATTGTAATAGGTCCTCTTAAAGTGTGGTTCTCTGTAGCTGGAAATCTTCGTCAGTGTTCATTTTTCAAATATGTGAATTTGTGCTTCTGTGGCTTCTTTTTCAGGAGCCTCAAACAGCCCAGCCTGCATACCAGCAGCAGTCCCAGTACCCCCCCTGCCAGTATGAAATGAAGCAGTTTTTGGAGTGTGCACAGAACCAGAGTGACCTCAAACTGTGCGAGGGCTTCAGCGAGGTGTTGAAGCAATGCAGGTTTGCTAATGGTGAGTAGCTTATTTAGTTGTGTGTAGTCTGGTACAGATTTAAATCACCTAATCAATAAGATTAATTATCTCAGGAACTGGGCCTGTTCCTAGTCTCTCTATCAGAAGTGGACAAGAACCAGCATGGTACTTGGTAATATCCATTCTGGCTTGCATGTCAGGGCCCACTGTAGTCATTTGCAATGGAACTGAAAGAATGCACAAAAGCTTCTAATTTGTTTCCTCCTTTGCATGTCCAAGTCTGAAATTAAAGGTTGAGTCCAAAGGAGTGGTAACTCAAACTTGTACTAGCTATGCTAAGCTCTGTAAAGTGCATTTACAGTGCTTGTCTAATTATGGGTGTTACTCTCCATTGGAGACAACTCTGCTGTTCTGCTTTTTATTGAGGAGAAATTGCCAATTGTGCAACTGTTAGTCTACGCAAGCACAGTTGGAATATGAAGCTTAGTGATACCTAATGTCACTGAGGAATTAAGTCTTCCTGAATCGTACAAAGCAGATTGTTCACTACCCGTGGATTAAAGGTTTTCTCAGTATTAAAATTTATCTTGTCACTAATTCTAACTGTTTAATTTACAGGTTTATCCTAATCAAATTCTACAGAATGAAGAAGCTGAAAATGAGCATTCAAAGATCTGAAATTGAAAGATGCTTCAGTAGTAAACTTCTAAAGTTATCTGTGACATCTTGTTAGTTCATATATTCACAACTGAATGCCCAAACCTTGACAaaacttaaagggtcctttagaTTTTTCTGCCACATTGATAAACATGCTGGATTGTAACAGGATAGTTCTAAATgagagagcaggggagggagttGTATAAGATTCTGAAGATGGGCAAAATATTTCAAGGGGCCTAATCAAACTAGTTGTTCTGTGATTACATTGCTGTTGATGTGCAAATGTGAGACTAAGACTAAATAAAATTCTCAATGTTTAAAGTGTGTCTAATGAGTTATCACTTTCTGTGGGAATAAGATGTGGAAATAGATCTTTAGGGAAACACCTCTCCTACGTTGTTAGCCTAAGGACAATGTTTTCAGGAGAGCTTAGCACACACATGCCCTATTTATGCTGATGAGCACTCTTGAAAGTTTGGTCCCTACtaaaatccaggacctctatggtggcattctcagaaatgcttccagttccacacgcaaGGCCAGGTAGGTAGGcggagcttcagagtctcaatgcatggatgagacgatggtgtagggaggagggggttagatttattaggaactggggaaactttggggatgggggagtctatacaggaaggatgggctccacctaaaccaaaatggatccagactgctggcacttaacattaaaaaggttgcagagcagtttttaaactaagagatgggggaaagccgatggctgcagaggagcacatggatcgaacagagacttctcttagaggagagtctattgatagattCTCTAGgctttagtcaggaggagaggatggaagaggataaagtatgggtcagatcagatgagaaacatacacataaagaatctgacacagaaaagggaagacaaataaacagtgacaagtttttaaagtgcttgtacacaaatgctagaagtctaaataataagatgggtgaattagagtgccttgtgataaaggagcctattgatataataggcatcacagaaacctggtggagtgaggacaatcaatgggacacaatcattccagggtacaaaatatgtcggaaggacagaacaggtcgtgcagggggtgggagtggcactatatgaaagaaaatgtagaatcaaatgaagtcaAAATCTTAAATCCACATgctccatagaatctctatggatagtaattgcatgctctaataagaatatgacagtagggatctattattgaccacctgaccaggacagtgatagtgatgaaaTGCTAATGGAGATTAGAggggctatcaaaataaagaactcaataatagtgggggatttcaattatccccatattgactggggtatgtcacctcaggacaaaatgtAGAGACACAATTTTTCGACACTTTAAaggactgcttcttggagcagctggtacaggaacccacaaggggaaaggcaattcttgatttagtcccgaGTGGAGCGCAGgacctggtccaagaggtaactataacaggaccgcttggaaatagtgaccacaATATAACAATTAACATTCCcatggtgggaagaacacctcaacagcccaatactgtggcatttaatttcagaaaggggaactatgcaaaaatgagggggttagttaaacagaaattaaaaggtacagtgactagagtgaaatccctgcaagctgcatggacacttttcaaagacaccataatagaggcccagcttaaatgtataccccaaattaaacaGTAAAAACTAAAAGAGCCagcgtggcttaacaaccatgtaaaagaagcagtgagagataaaggcatcttttaaaaagtggaagtcaaatcctagtgaggtaaatagaaaggagtataaacactgccaaatgaagtgtaaaaatgtaataaatgccaaagaggagtttgaagaatggctagccaaaaactcaaaaggtaataaaatgtttaagtacatcagaagcaggaagcctgctaaacaccAGGGGACCCCTGgccgatcgagatacaaaaggagcacttaaagacgataaagtcattgcagagaaactaaatgaattctttgctttagtcttcacggctgaggatgttagggagattcccaaacctgagctgtcctttgtaggtgacaaatctgaggaattgtctcatactgaagtgtcattagaggaggttttggaattaagtGATAAACTTAACaataacaagtcaccaggaccagatggcattcacccaagagttctgaaagaactcaaatgtgaaatggcGAAACTATTAACTAtgatttgtaacctgtcctttaaatcagcttctgtacccaatgactggaagatagctaatataacaccaatatttaaaaaggctgtagaagtgatcccagcaattagactggtaagtctaacgtcagtaccgggcaaattagttgaaacaatagtaaagaataaaattgtcagacacagaagaacataaattgttgggcaaaagtcagcatggtttctgtaaagggaaatcatgtcttactaatatattagagttctttgaaggggtcaacaaacatgtggacaagggggatccagtggacatagtgtacttggatttccagaaagcctttgacaaggtccctcaccaaaggctcttacgtaaattaagttgtcatgggagaagagggaagatcctttcatggattgagagctggttaaaagacagggaacaaagggtaggaataaatggtaaattttcagaagggtaactagtggtgttccccaagggtcctaggaccaatcctatttgacttattcataaatgatctggagaaaggggtaaatagtgaagtggcaaagtttgcagatgatactaaactgctcaagatagttaagaccaaagcagactgaagaacttcaaaaagatttcacaaaactaagtgattgggcaacaaaatggcaaatgaaatttaatgtggataaatgtaaagtaatgcacattggaaaaaataaccccaactatacatacaatctgatggggggctaatttagctacaactaatcaggagagagatcttggagtcatcatggatagttctctgaagatgttcacacagtgtgcagcggcagtcaaaaaagcaaacaggatgttaggaatcatttaaaaagggatagagaataagacggagaatatcttcttgcccttatataaatccatggtatgcccacatcttgaatactgcatacagatgtggtctcctcatctcaaaaaagatatactggcattagaaaaggttcagagaagggcaactaaaattattaggggtttggaatgggtcccatatgaggagagattaaagaggccaggacttttcagcttggaaaagagactaagggaggatatgatagagataaaatcatgagtggtgtggagaaagtgaataaggaaaagttgtttacttgttctcataatataagaactaggggccaccaaatgaaattaatgggcagcaggttaaaaacaaataaaaggaagttcttcacacagcgcacagtcaacttgtggaactcgttgcctgaggaggttgtgaaggctaggactataacagggtttaaaagagaactagataaatccatggaggttaagtccattaatggctgttagccacgatgggtaaggaatggtgtccctagcctctgtttcttaaagggtggagatggatggcaggagagagagatcacttgatcattacctgttaggttcactccctctggggcacctggcattggccactgttggcagacagaatactgggctggatggacctttggtctgacctagtatggccgttcttatgttggtTCTGAgcactctgaaaatctggcccaaagggtATGAAGGAATAATGCAAACTTGTCTCTCTGCCAACATCAATCTTTGGAAAAACCTCAGTCATATGAAAATCAAATCTGCTAAATCAGCAGTTCCCAAACTCATATGGGGTGGACAAGTTCTTAACTGCAAGTGCCTTCCCCCATTCACAATAATATCGATCACTTGCTTTTCTCCCTGGGCATTCTGCCTCTTACTGCTATTAATACCTTCCaagttcagaagggaccattgtgaacatctagtctgaccatctgtgtaacacaggccagagaacttcccccaaaataattcttgtttgaattagcattttttaaaaaggcttgatttctaaattgccagtgatgaaaaatgcaccacaatccttggtaaattgtcagAGTGGCTAACTACCCtccctgttttattttaactaCATCTTATTTCTGGTCTgcatttgtctaacttcagcttccaactgATGGATTTTCCAACCATCTTGGTGGTAACTCCCAGCCCCTGTCTCTTTCCCCTACCTAGCAGTGGCACCGGTAAAGGCACCTATGTTAAcgtctccttgtttccagctattCAGATAGCCTTTGACATAAGCTTGGACTGCTGTCAATATCTGGAAACAGGAACATTAGCACAGTGGGCCCACATCTCACCAGCTCAAGCTGGGAACAACTGAAGCAATTGACATCACTGAATACAGCAAGGTTTGTCTCCCTAAGGATTAACTACCAGGCTTCATTagaatctctctctccacagaatTGGCTCAGTGGGTGTTGCCTGACCCCTGCCATCTTAATCAGTTCAAGCTTTATGAAATAGGGAGAGGGGCTAGTCAGGTGAAGTTCCTGCAGGAAAGCCACAGAGAGGCTTCCATTAATTGGAACTGTGTAATTCTAACAAATGCATGTCTGTGCCATTGAACACAAGCTGAGTGATGACCAATACAGCAAAACGGAGATCACATCTGAAGGGTTACTGTGTACTCTACTGACGTTTTCTAGAATGTGCAATTCATTAGAACATGCAAAATCCTGGCTCCTAAGAGCAGCAGAAACAACGAGTATGTGATAGTGGTGGCAGGTTCCTTTCTTCCACTTTAGGGAAAAAGATTGCCAAGAAACATTCCTCATAAGGTCAACAATATTCTTATGGCAGCAAGCCAATCCTGCCTGAGGGAATGCAGTTCAATTGTCTTCAGCAGCGGCTGTGTGTACTAGTGCTGCTACTAACAGTCTGTATCGCTACATAGGACTAGTGACCTTTGCAACTATTGgctaaaaacctctaaagaaagAGTTGGAAGAGGTCTGATCTGTTTTAAGATGCCCTCCGTAACTGCTCCACTAGAGCGTGTTTCTGTATATTCtgtgaaaacagcttaagaatgTCAAGTGAAATTCGGCTGCATTTAAAACCTGCCAAATACTTACATTGTACGTTATGTACAACCCATGAATGGAATCTTATTCACAACTGGAAAAAGCAATAGGCTCTTATAGGAGGCTCAGAACTCCCCAGCTCCAGTGCATCAAAGGGGAAGGAAATGGCAGTTATATGAATTGCTTTCCATTGTTCCCCCTTTCCTGTTGTGATAGTGCTTGatattacccacgaaagcttatgctctaataaatttgttagtctctaaggtgccacaagtactcctgttcttctttttgtggatacagactaacacggctgctactctgaaacctgatattaCCCTGTTTTCCATCAGTATCGATATACCATCCTACAACCTGACTGTTCCCAGAAGCTCC is a window encoding:
- the CHCHD2 gene encoding coiled-coil-helix-coiled-coil-helix domain-containing protein 2, coding for MPRGSRSRTSRMAPPASRAPQMRAAAPPPAARAAVPAPAPASAVASPGAAPRQPGLMAQMATTAAGVAVGSAVGHTLGHAMTGGFGGGSNSEAARPDITYQEPQTAQPAYQQQSQYPPCQYEMKQFLECAQNQSDLKLCEGFSEVLKQCRFANGLS